One window of the Canis aureus isolate CA01 chromosome 1, VMU_Caureus_v.1.0, whole genome shotgun sequence genome contains the following:
- the ZNF628 gene encoding zinc finger protein 628 isoform X3 — MVGSHADMAPASTAEGPGEKPGPAAPAPTAQYECGECGKSFRWSSRLLHHQRTHTGERPYKCPDCPKAFKGSSALLYHQRGHTGERPYQCPDCPKAFKRSSLLQIHRSVHTGLRAFTCGQCGLAFKWSSHYQYHLRQHTGERPYPCPDCPKAFKNSSSLRRHRHVHTGERPYTCSVCGKSFTQSTNLRQHQRVHTGERPFRCPICPKTFTHSSNLLLHQRTHSAAASAPAPPQDEPSAKVLMSDAYLHAPVPPPPPAPPPVVPELFLAAAETTVELVYRCEGCELGFGSEELLLEHQPCPGPEAATPPQDAQATTTPKADPAPPPPQSPPAPPPLPPPSANPPGFACLPCGKSFRTVAGLSRHQHSHGVAGGQAFRCGSCDGAFPQLASLLAHQQCHVEEAAAGRPPPQAEAAEVTCPQEPLAPAAPAPPAPTPACTERPYKCAECGKAFKGSSGLRYHLRDHTGERPYQCGECGKAFKRSSLLAIHQRVHTGLRAFTCGQCGLTFKWSSHYQYHLRLHSGERPYACGECGKAFRNTSCLRRHRHVHTGERPHACGVCGKSFAQTSNLRQHQRVHTGERPFRCPLCPKTFTHSSNLLLHQRTHSAERPFACPICGRSFVMAAYLQRHLRTHAPAPAAAGPAAPATSSQPPAPLVAAPAPSTTQDVHVLPHLQATLSLEVAGGPAAAPPPGQAAPNSQTFLLVQTAQGLQLIPSSVQPPTPAPPPPPPKLILLPSSSTGAGGRRGRQGTRAAGKSGQGPGVVWLPGPGGLGVQGGGNAGASGGGQSLIVLQNVGGGEAGAQEVSGVQLQPLRPAPEVTTVQLQPTQEVTTVQLQPAQEVTTVQLQPVAGQLSNPSGGAVTPEAPNLLVVQSGTAEELLAGPGSGEPGDGEASAGVVQDVLFETLQTDEGLQSVLVLSGADGEQTQLCVQEVETLPPGLAEPPAPGPPGQKLLIIRSAPATELLDNSSGGGGAATLQLLAPPQPGQASAPVGISTAPTSQMVQVVPTGAAPGGMTPQGLPSIQIVQTLPAVQLVHTF; from the coding sequence ATGGTTGGCTCCCACGCAGACATGGCCCCCGCCTCTACCGCCGAGGGGCCTGGGGAGAAGCCTGGCCCCGCAGCCCCTGCACCGACCGCCCAGTACGAGTGTGGGGAGTGTGGCAAGTCTTTCCGGTGGTCTTCCCGGCTCCTCCACCACCAGCGCACACACACAGGCGAGCGACCCTACAAGTGCCCTGACTGCCCCAAGGCCTTCAAGGGCTCCTCGGCCCTGCTCTACCACCAGCGGGGCCACACAGGCGAGCGGCCCTACCAGTGCCCTGACTGCCCCAAGGCATTCAAGCGCTCGTCGCTACTGCAGATCCACCGTAGCGTGCACACGGGCCTGCGGGCCTTCACATGCGGCCAGTGTGGCCTGGCCTTCAAGTGGTCCTCACACTACCAGTACCACCTGCGGCAGCACACGGGTGAGCGGCCCTACCCATGCCCCGACTGCCCCAAGGCCTTCAAGAACTCGTCCAGCCTGCGGCGCCACCGCCACGTGCACACGGGCGAGCGGCCCTACACCTGCAGTGTGTGCGGCAAGAGCTTCACCCAGAGCACCAACCTGCGGCAGCACCAGCGCGTGCACACGGGCGAGCGGCCCTTCCGCTGCCCCATCTGCCCCAAGACCTTCACGCACTCATCCAACCTGCTGCTGCACCAGCGCACCCACAGCGCAGCCGCCAGTGCCCCTGCCCCACCGCAGGATGAGCCCAGCGCCAAGGTCTTGATGTCTGACGCCTACCTGCATGCACCTGTGCCCCCACCGCCGCCTGCACCCCCACCCGTGGTGCCTGAGCTTTTTCTGGCGGCGGCGGAAACCACGGTGGAGCTGGTGTACCGCTGTGAGGGCTGTGAGCTGGGCTTTGGTAGTGAGGAGCTGCTCCTGGAGCACCAGCCCTGCCCCGGGCCAGAGGCAGCCACCCCTCCCCAGGACGCCCAGGCCACGACCACCCCCAAGGCAGACCCCGCCCCACCGCCTCCCCAGTCCCCACCAGCCCCCCCACCACTGCCCCCGCCCTCGGCCAACCCCCCGGGCTTTGCCTGCCTCCCATGCGGGAAGTCCTTCCGGACAGTGGCCGGCCTCTCCCGCCACCAGCACAGCCACGGGGTGGCCGGCGGGCAGGCGTTCCGCTGTGGCAGCTGTGACGGCGCCTTCCCGCAGCTGGCCAGCCTCCTGGCGCACCAGCAGTGCCATGTGGAAGAGGCGGCGGCTGGACGCCCGCCCCCTCAGGCCGAGGCCGCCGAGGTCACCTGTCCCCAGGAGCCGCTggccccagcagcccccgccccgcccgcgcccacGCCAGCCTGTACCGAGCGGCCCTACAAGTGTGCAGAGTGCGGCAAGGCCTTCAAGGGCTCCTCGGGGCTGCGCTACCACCTGCGGGACCACACGGGCGAGCGGCCCTACCAGTGTGGCGAGTGCGGCAAGGCCTTCAAGCGCTCGTCCCTGCTGGCCATCCACCAGCGTGTGCACACGGGCCTGCGGGCCTTCACGTGCGGCCAGTGTGGGCTCACCTTCAAGTGGTCCTCACACTACCAGTACCACCTGCGGCTGCACTCGGGCGAGCGGCCATACGCCTGCGGGGAGTGTGGCAAGGCCTTCCGGAACACGTCGTGCCTGCGGCGCCATCGCCACGTGCACACCGGTGAGCGGCCCCACGCCTGTGGCGTGTGCGGCAAGAGCTTCGCGCAGACCTCCAACCTGCGGCAGCACCAGCGTGTACACACGGGCGAGCGGCCCTTCCGCTGCCCACTCTGCCCCAAGACCTTCACGCACTCGTCCAACCTGCTGCTGCACCAGCGCACCCACTCGGCCGAGCGCCCCTTTGCCTGCCCCATCTGCGGCCGCAGCTTCGTCATGGCAGCCTACCTGCAGCGGCACCTGAGGACGCATGCCCCGGCCCCCGCAGCtgccggccccgcagcccccgccaccagctcccagccccctgccccgctGGTGGCGGCCCCAGCCCCATCCACCACCCAAGATGTCCATGTGCTCCCCCATCTCCAGGCCACACTCTCCCTCGAGGTGGCAGGGGGCCCGGCTGCGGCCCCACCCCCGGGCCAGGCAGCCCCCAACTCCCAGACTTTTCTCCTGGTGCAGACGGCCCAGGGCCTCCAGCTCATCCCTAGCAGCGTCCAACCCCCTACACCTgcgcccccacctcctccccccaagCTCATCCTGCTGCCCTCCTCCAGTACTGGTGCTGGGGGCCGCCGCGGAAGGCAGGGCACACGTGCAGCAGGGAAATCTGGTCAGGGGCCTGGAGTAGTATGGCTGCCGGGTCCTGGGGGGTTGGGGGTCCAGGGAGGGGGCAACGCAGGGGccagtgggggagggcagagcctCATTGTTCTGCAGAatgtagggggtggggaggcaggggcacaGGAAGTGAGCGGGGTCCAGCTCCAGCCCCTCCGGCCAGCCCCCGAGGTGACCACGGTCCAGCTCCAGCCCACCCAGGAGGTGACCACAGTCCAGCTCCAGCCGGCTCAGGAAGTGACCACAGTCCAGCTCCAGCCTGTGGCAGGCCAGCTCTCCAATCCCAGCGGGGGAGCTGTGACTCCTGAGGCCCCCAATCTGCTGGTGGTTCAGAGTGGAACAGCTGAGGAGTTGCTGGCAGgtccaggctctggggagccagGTGATGGTGAGGCCAGTGCTGGTGTTGTCCAGGATGTGCTGTTTGAGACACTGCAGACAGACGAGGGGTTGCAGAGTGTCCTGGTGCTGAGTGGGGCAGATGGGGAACAGACCCAGCTGTGTGTGCAGGAGGTAGAGACCCTCCCTCCTGGGCTGGCCGagcctccagcccctggccctcCAGGACAGAAGCTGCTCATCATCCGCAGTGCACCTGCCACTGAACTGCTGGACAATAGCAGCGGTGGGGGAGGTGCTGCCACACTGCAGCTGCTGGCCCCCCCCCAACCTGGCCAAGCCTCTGCCCCAGTGGGCATCTCCACAGCTCCCACCTCCCAGATGGTACAAGTGGTACCCACTGGCGCTGCACCTGGAGGTATGACCCCACAGGGCCTACCCTCCATCCAGATTGTCCAGACTCTGCCCGCAGTCCAGCTGGTGCATACATTTTGA
- the ZNF628 gene encoding zinc finger protein 628 isoform X2 — translation MGGVMVGSHADMAPASTAEGPGEKPGPAAPAPTAQYECGECGKSFRWSSRLLHHQRTHTGERPYKCPDCPKAFKGSSALLYHQRGHTGERPYQCPDCPKAFKRSSLLQIHRSVHTGLRAFTCGQCGLAFKWSSHYQYHLRQHTGERPYPCPDCPKAFKNSSSLRRHRHVHTGERPYTCSVCGKSFTQSTNLRQHQRVHTGERPFRCPICPKTFTHSSNLLLHQRTHSAAASAPAPPQDEPSAKVLMSDAYLHAPVPPPPPAPPPVVPELFLAAAETTVELVYRCEGCELGFGSEELLLEHQPCPGPEAATPPQDAQATTTPKADPAPPPPQSPPAPPPLPPPSANPPGFACLPCGKSFRTVAGLSRHQHSHGVAGGQAFRCGSCDGAFPQLASLLAHQQCHVEEAAAGRPPPQAEAAEVTCPQEPLAPAAPAPPAPTPACTERPYKCAECGKAFKGSSGLRYHLRDHTGERPYQCGECGKAFKRSSLLAIHQRVHTGLRAFTCGQCGLTFKWSSHYQYHLRLHSGERPYACGECGKAFRNTSCLRRHRHVHTGERPHACGVCGKSFAQTSNLRQHQRVHTGERPFRCPLCPKTFTHSSNLLLHQRTHSAERPFACPICGRSFVMAAYLQRHLRTHAPAPAAAGPAAPATSSQPPAPLVAAPAPSTTQDVHVLPHLQATLSLEVAGGPAAAPPPGQAAPNSQTFLLVQTAQGLQLIPSSVQPPTPAPPPPPPKLILLPSSSTGAGGRRGRQGTRAAGKSGQGPGVVWLPGPGGLGVQGGGNAGASGGGQSLIVLQNVGGGEAGAQEVSGVQLQPLRPAPEVTTVQLQPTQEVTTVQLQPAQEVTTVQLQPVAGQLSNPSGGAVTPEAPNLLVVQSGTAEELLAGPGSGEPGDGEASAGVVQDVLFETLQTDEGLQSVLVLSGADGEQTQLCVQEVETLPPGLAEPPAPGPPGQKLLIIRSAPATELLDNSSGGGGAATLQLLAPPQPGQASAPVGISTAPTSQMVQVVPTGAAPGGMTPQGLPSIQIVQTLPAVQLVHTF, via the exons ATGGGTG GTGTGATGGTTGGCTCCCACGCAGACATGGCCCCCGCCTCTACCGCCGAGGGGCCTGGGGAGAAGCCTGGCCCCGCAGCCCCTGCACCGACCGCCCAGTACGAGTGTGGGGAGTGTGGCAAGTCTTTCCGGTGGTCTTCCCGGCTCCTCCACCACCAGCGCACACACACAGGCGAGCGACCCTACAAGTGCCCTGACTGCCCCAAGGCCTTCAAGGGCTCCTCGGCCCTGCTCTACCACCAGCGGGGCCACACAGGCGAGCGGCCCTACCAGTGCCCTGACTGCCCCAAGGCATTCAAGCGCTCGTCGCTACTGCAGATCCACCGTAGCGTGCACACGGGCCTGCGGGCCTTCACATGCGGCCAGTGTGGCCTGGCCTTCAAGTGGTCCTCACACTACCAGTACCACCTGCGGCAGCACACGGGTGAGCGGCCCTACCCATGCCCCGACTGCCCCAAGGCCTTCAAGAACTCGTCCAGCCTGCGGCGCCACCGCCACGTGCACACGGGCGAGCGGCCCTACACCTGCAGTGTGTGCGGCAAGAGCTTCACCCAGAGCACCAACCTGCGGCAGCACCAGCGCGTGCACACGGGCGAGCGGCCCTTCCGCTGCCCCATCTGCCCCAAGACCTTCACGCACTCATCCAACCTGCTGCTGCACCAGCGCACCCACAGCGCAGCCGCCAGTGCCCCTGCCCCACCGCAGGATGAGCCCAGCGCCAAGGTCTTGATGTCTGACGCCTACCTGCATGCACCTGTGCCCCCACCGCCGCCTGCACCCCCACCCGTGGTGCCTGAGCTTTTTCTGGCGGCGGCGGAAACCACGGTGGAGCTGGTGTACCGCTGTGAGGGCTGTGAGCTGGGCTTTGGTAGTGAGGAGCTGCTCCTGGAGCACCAGCCCTGCCCCGGGCCAGAGGCAGCCACCCCTCCCCAGGACGCCCAGGCCACGACCACCCCCAAGGCAGACCCCGCCCCACCGCCTCCCCAGTCCCCACCAGCCCCCCCACCACTGCCCCCGCCCTCGGCCAACCCCCCGGGCTTTGCCTGCCTCCCATGCGGGAAGTCCTTCCGGACAGTGGCCGGCCTCTCCCGCCACCAGCACAGCCACGGGGTGGCCGGCGGGCAGGCGTTCCGCTGTGGCAGCTGTGACGGCGCCTTCCCGCAGCTGGCCAGCCTCCTGGCGCACCAGCAGTGCCATGTGGAAGAGGCGGCGGCTGGACGCCCGCCCCCTCAGGCCGAGGCCGCCGAGGTCACCTGTCCCCAGGAGCCGCTggccccagcagcccccgccccgcccgcgcccacGCCAGCCTGTACCGAGCGGCCCTACAAGTGTGCAGAGTGCGGCAAGGCCTTCAAGGGCTCCTCGGGGCTGCGCTACCACCTGCGGGACCACACGGGCGAGCGGCCCTACCAGTGTGGCGAGTGCGGCAAGGCCTTCAAGCGCTCGTCCCTGCTGGCCATCCACCAGCGTGTGCACACGGGCCTGCGGGCCTTCACGTGCGGCCAGTGTGGGCTCACCTTCAAGTGGTCCTCACACTACCAGTACCACCTGCGGCTGCACTCGGGCGAGCGGCCATACGCCTGCGGGGAGTGTGGCAAGGCCTTCCGGAACACGTCGTGCCTGCGGCGCCATCGCCACGTGCACACCGGTGAGCGGCCCCACGCCTGTGGCGTGTGCGGCAAGAGCTTCGCGCAGACCTCCAACCTGCGGCAGCACCAGCGTGTACACACGGGCGAGCGGCCCTTCCGCTGCCCACTCTGCCCCAAGACCTTCACGCACTCGTCCAACCTGCTGCTGCACCAGCGCACCCACTCGGCCGAGCGCCCCTTTGCCTGCCCCATCTGCGGCCGCAGCTTCGTCATGGCAGCCTACCTGCAGCGGCACCTGAGGACGCATGCCCCGGCCCCCGCAGCtgccggccccgcagcccccgccaccagctcccagccccctgccccgctGGTGGCGGCCCCAGCCCCATCCACCACCCAAGATGTCCATGTGCTCCCCCATCTCCAGGCCACACTCTCCCTCGAGGTGGCAGGGGGCCCGGCTGCGGCCCCACCCCCGGGCCAGGCAGCCCCCAACTCCCAGACTTTTCTCCTGGTGCAGACGGCCCAGGGCCTCCAGCTCATCCCTAGCAGCGTCCAACCCCCTACACCTgcgcccccacctcctccccccaagCTCATCCTGCTGCCCTCCTCCAGTACTGGTGCTGGGGGCCGCCGCGGAAGGCAGGGCACACGTGCAGCAGGGAAATCTGGTCAGGGGCCTGGAGTAGTATGGCTGCCGGGTCCTGGGGGGTTGGGGGTCCAGGGAGGGGGCAACGCAGGGGccagtgggggagggcagagcctCATTGTTCTGCAGAatgtagggggtggggaggcaggggcacaGGAAGTGAGCGGGGTCCAGCTCCAGCCCCTCCGGCCAGCCCCCGAGGTGACCACGGTCCAGCTCCAGCCCACCCAGGAGGTGACCACAGTCCAGCTCCAGCCGGCTCAGGAAGTGACCACAGTCCAGCTCCAGCCTGTGGCAGGCCAGCTCTCCAATCCCAGCGGGGGAGCTGTGACTCCTGAGGCCCCCAATCTGCTGGTGGTTCAGAGTGGAACAGCTGAGGAGTTGCTGGCAGgtccaggctctggggagccagGTGATGGTGAGGCCAGTGCTGGTGTTGTCCAGGATGTGCTGTTTGAGACACTGCAGACAGACGAGGGGTTGCAGAGTGTCCTGGTGCTGAGTGGGGCAGATGGGGAACAGACCCAGCTGTGTGTGCAGGAGGTAGAGACCCTCCCTCCTGGGCTGGCCGagcctccagcccctggccctcCAGGACAGAAGCTGCTCATCATCCGCAGTGCACCTGCCACTGAACTGCTGGACAATAGCAGCGGTGGGGGAGGTGCTGCCACACTGCAGCTGCTGGCCCCCCCCCAACCTGGCCAAGCCTCTGCCCCAGTGGGCATCTCCACAGCTCCCACCTCCCAGATGGTACAAGTGGTACCCACTGGCGCTGCACCTGGAGGTATGACCCCACAGGGCCTACCCTCCATCCAGATTGTCCAGACTCTGCCCGCAGTCCAGCTGGTGCATACATTTTGA
- the NAT14 gene encoding putative N-acetyltransferase 14 isoform X1, whose protein sequence is MAPNHLSVREMREDEKPLVLEMLKAGVKDTENRVALHALTRPPALLLLAAASSGLRFVLASFALALLLPVFLAVAAMKLGLRARWGSLPPPGGLGGPWVAVRSSGDVCGVLALAPGSSAGDGARVTRLSVSRWHRRRGVGRRLLAFAESRARAWAGGMGEPRARLVVPVAVAAWGVAGMLEGCGYQAEGSWGCMGYTLVREFSKDL, encoded by the exons ATGGCCCCCAACCACCTGTCAGTGCGGGAGATGAGGGAAGATGAGAAACCCTTGGTGCTGGAGATGCTGAAG GCTGGTGTGAAGGACACAGAGAACCGTGTGGCCCTCCATGCCCTAACACGGCCACCAGCCCTGCTCCTCCTGGCTGCAGCCAGCAGTGGTCTGCGCTTCGTCCTGGCCTCCTTCgccctggccctcctcctgcctgtgttcCTGGCTGTGGCAGCCATGAAGCTTGGCCTGCGGGCCCGATGGGGCTCACTGCCTCCACCGGGCGGcctggggggcccctgggtggcagtGCGCAGCTCGGGTGATGTGTGTGGCGtcctggccctggccccagggTCCAGTGCTGGGGATGGGGCCCGGGTCAcccgcctctctgtgtctcgctgGCACCGCCGCCGAGGTGTAGGCCGGCGGCTGCTGGCCTTTGCCGAATCCCGGGCGCGAGCCTGGGCAGGAGGCATGGGAGAGCCCCGGGCCAGGCTTGTGGTCCCTGTGGCGGTGGCAGCGTGGGGCGTGGCAGGGATGCTGGAGGGCTGTGGCTACCAGGCTGAAGGGAGCTGGGGCTGCATGGGCTACACACTTGTGCGGGAATTCAGCAAGGACCTGTGA
- the NAT14 gene encoding putative N-acetyltransferase 14 isoform X2 has product MRGVTSLPQATPFTTLQPPHLVEGPKRPAEVHACALWGRGSLAAAMAPNHLSVREMREDEKPLVLEMLKAGVKDTENRVALHALTRPPALLLLAAASSGLRFVLASFALALLLPVFLAVAAMKLGLRARWGSLPPPGGLGGPWVAVRSSGDVCGVLALAPGSSAGDGARVTRLSVSRWHRRRGVGRRLLAFAESRARAWAGGMGEPRARLVVPVAVAAWGVAGMLEGCGYQAEGSWGCMGYTLVREFSKDL; this is encoded by the exons ATGCGCGGTGTGACGTCACTTCCGCAAGCGACCCCCTTCACTACCCTGCAGCCCCCGCACCTGGTGGAAGGCCCGAAGCGGCCTGCCGAG GTGCACGCCTGCGCCCTTTGGGGGCGCGGGAGCCTGGCGGCGGCCATGGCCCCCAACCACCTGTCAGTGCGGGAGATGAGGGAAGATGAGAAACCCTTGGTGCTGGAGATGCTGAAG GCTGGTGTGAAGGACACAGAGAACCGTGTGGCCCTCCATGCCCTAACACGGCCACCAGCCCTGCTCCTCCTGGCTGCAGCCAGCAGTGGTCTGCGCTTCGTCCTGGCCTCCTTCgccctggccctcctcctgcctgtgttcCTGGCTGTGGCAGCCATGAAGCTTGGCCTGCGGGCCCGATGGGGCTCACTGCCTCCACCGGGCGGcctggggggcccctgggtggcagtGCGCAGCTCGGGTGATGTGTGTGGCGtcctggccctggccccagggTCCAGTGCTGGGGATGGGGCCCGGGTCAcccgcctctctgtgtctcgctgGCACCGCCGCCGAGGTGTAGGCCGGCGGCTGCTGGCCTTTGCCGAATCCCGGGCGCGAGCCTGGGCAGGAGGCATGGGAGAGCCCCGGGCCAGGCTTGTGGTCCCTGTGGCGGTGGCAGCGTGGGGCGTGGCAGGGATGCTGGAGGGCTGTGGCTACCAGGCTGAAGGGAGCTGGGGCTGCATGGGCTACACACTTGTGCGGGAATTCAGCAAGGACCTGTGA
- the ZNF628 gene encoding zinc finger protein 628 isoform X1, which yields MTVSRHCQMSPGMGVQLLPLRITPILVETWEHCLLIAFTFSVTKLMARSQKHAQYHLLGVMVGSHADMAPASTAEGPGEKPGPAAPAPTAQYECGECGKSFRWSSRLLHHQRTHTGERPYKCPDCPKAFKGSSALLYHQRGHTGERPYQCPDCPKAFKRSSLLQIHRSVHTGLRAFTCGQCGLAFKWSSHYQYHLRQHTGERPYPCPDCPKAFKNSSSLRRHRHVHTGERPYTCSVCGKSFTQSTNLRQHQRVHTGERPFRCPICPKTFTHSSNLLLHQRTHSAAASAPAPPQDEPSAKVLMSDAYLHAPVPPPPPAPPPVVPELFLAAAETTVELVYRCEGCELGFGSEELLLEHQPCPGPEAATPPQDAQATTTPKADPAPPPPQSPPAPPPLPPPSANPPGFACLPCGKSFRTVAGLSRHQHSHGVAGGQAFRCGSCDGAFPQLASLLAHQQCHVEEAAAGRPPPQAEAAEVTCPQEPLAPAAPAPPAPTPACTERPYKCAECGKAFKGSSGLRYHLRDHTGERPYQCGECGKAFKRSSLLAIHQRVHTGLRAFTCGQCGLTFKWSSHYQYHLRLHSGERPYACGECGKAFRNTSCLRRHRHVHTGERPHACGVCGKSFAQTSNLRQHQRVHTGERPFRCPLCPKTFTHSSNLLLHQRTHSAERPFACPICGRSFVMAAYLQRHLRTHAPAPAAAGPAAPATSSQPPAPLVAAPAPSTTQDVHVLPHLQATLSLEVAGGPAAAPPPGQAAPNSQTFLLVQTAQGLQLIPSSVQPPTPAPPPPPPKLILLPSSSTGAGGRRGRQGTRAAGKSGQGPGVVWLPGPGGLGVQGGGNAGASGGGQSLIVLQNVGGGEAGAQEVSGVQLQPLRPAPEVTTVQLQPTQEVTTVQLQPAQEVTTVQLQPVAGQLSNPSGGAVTPEAPNLLVVQSGTAEELLAGPGSGEPGDGEASAGVVQDVLFETLQTDEGLQSVLVLSGADGEQTQLCVQEVETLPPGLAEPPAPGPPGQKLLIIRSAPATELLDNSSGGGGAATLQLLAPPQPGQASAPVGISTAPTSQMVQVVPTGAAPGGMTPQGLPSIQIVQTLPAVQLVHTF from the exons ATGACAGTCTCCAGGCATTGCCAGATGTCCCCGGGGATGGGAGTgcaactgctcccattgagaatTACTCCTATTTTAGTTGAAACATGGGAACATTGTCTTCTGATTGCTTTTACGTTCTCAGTGACAAAATTGATGGCAAGATCACAGAAACATGCTCAGTACCACCTGTTGG GTGTGATGGTTGGCTCCCACGCAGACATGGCCCCCGCCTCTACCGCCGAGGGGCCTGGGGAGAAGCCTGGCCCCGCAGCCCCTGCACCGACCGCCCAGTACGAGTGTGGGGAGTGTGGCAAGTCTTTCCGGTGGTCTTCCCGGCTCCTCCACCACCAGCGCACACACACAGGCGAGCGACCCTACAAGTGCCCTGACTGCCCCAAGGCCTTCAAGGGCTCCTCGGCCCTGCTCTACCACCAGCGGGGCCACACAGGCGAGCGGCCCTACCAGTGCCCTGACTGCCCCAAGGCATTCAAGCGCTCGTCGCTACTGCAGATCCACCGTAGCGTGCACACGGGCCTGCGGGCCTTCACATGCGGCCAGTGTGGCCTGGCCTTCAAGTGGTCCTCACACTACCAGTACCACCTGCGGCAGCACACGGGTGAGCGGCCCTACCCATGCCCCGACTGCCCCAAGGCCTTCAAGAACTCGTCCAGCCTGCGGCGCCACCGCCACGTGCACACGGGCGAGCGGCCCTACACCTGCAGTGTGTGCGGCAAGAGCTTCACCCAGAGCACCAACCTGCGGCAGCACCAGCGCGTGCACACGGGCGAGCGGCCCTTCCGCTGCCCCATCTGCCCCAAGACCTTCACGCACTCATCCAACCTGCTGCTGCACCAGCGCACCCACAGCGCAGCCGCCAGTGCCCCTGCCCCACCGCAGGATGAGCCCAGCGCCAAGGTCTTGATGTCTGACGCCTACCTGCATGCACCTGTGCCCCCACCGCCGCCTGCACCCCCACCCGTGGTGCCTGAGCTTTTTCTGGCGGCGGCGGAAACCACGGTGGAGCTGGTGTACCGCTGTGAGGGCTGTGAGCTGGGCTTTGGTAGTGAGGAGCTGCTCCTGGAGCACCAGCCCTGCCCCGGGCCAGAGGCAGCCACCCCTCCCCAGGACGCCCAGGCCACGACCACCCCCAAGGCAGACCCCGCCCCACCGCCTCCCCAGTCCCCACCAGCCCCCCCACCACTGCCCCCGCCCTCGGCCAACCCCCCGGGCTTTGCCTGCCTCCCATGCGGGAAGTCCTTCCGGACAGTGGCCGGCCTCTCCCGCCACCAGCACAGCCACGGGGTGGCCGGCGGGCAGGCGTTCCGCTGTGGCAGCTGTGACGGCGCCTTCCCGCAGCTGGCCAGCCTCCTGGCGCACCAGCAGTGCCATGTGGAAGAGGCGGCGGCTGGACGCCCGCCCCCTCAGGCCGAGGCCGCCGAGGTCACCTGTCCCCAGGAGCCGCTggccccagcagcccccgccccgcccgcgcccacGCCAGCCTGTACCGAGCGGCCCTACAAGTGTGCAGAGTGCGGCAAGGCCTTCAAGGGCTCCTCGGGGCTGCGCTACCACCTGCGGGACCACACGGGCGAGCGGCCCTACCAGTGTGGCGAGTGCGGCAAGGCCTTCAAGCGCTCGTCCCTGCTGGCCATCCACCAGCGTGTGCACACGGGCCTGCGGGCCTTCACGTGCGGCCAGTGTGGGCTCACCTTCAAGTGGTCCTCACACTACCAGTACCACCTGCGGCTGCACTCGGGCGAGCGGCCATACGCCTGCGGGGAGTGTGGCAAGGCCTTCCGGAACACGTCGTGCCTGCGGCGCCATCGCCACGTGCACACCGGTGAGCGGCCCCACGCCTGTGGCGTGTGCGGCAAGAGCTTCGCGCAGACCTCCAACCTGCGGCAGCACCAGCGTGTACACACGGGCGAGCGGCCCTTCCGCTGCCCACTCTGCCCCAAGACCTTCACGCACTCGTCCAACCTGCTGCTGCACCAGCGCACCCACTCGGCCGAGCGCCCCTTTGCCTGCCCCATCTGCGGCCGCAGCTTCGTCATGGCAGCCTACCTGCAGCGGCACCTGAGGACGCATGCCCCGGCCCCCGCAGCtgccggccccgcagcccccgccaccagctcccagccccctgccccgctGGTGGCGGCCCCAGCCCCATCCACCACCCAAGATGTCCATGTGCTCCCCCATCTCCAGGCCACACTCTCCCTCGAGGTGGCAGGGGGCCCGGCTGCGGCCCCACCCCCGGGCCAGGCAGCCCCCAACTCCCAGACTTTTCTCCTGGTGCAGACGGCCCAGGGCCTCCAGCTCATCCCTAGCAGCGTCCAACCCCCTACACCTgcgcccccacctcctccccccaagCTCATCCTGCTGCCCTCCTCCAGTACTGGTGCTGGGGGCCGCCGCGGAAGGCAGGGCACACGTGCAGCAGGGAAATCTGGTCAGGGGCCTGGAGTAGTATGGCTGCCGGGTCCTGGGGGGTTGGGGGTCCAGGGAGGGGGCAACGCAGGGGccagtgggggagggcagagcctCATTGTTCTGCAGAatgtagggggtggggaggcaggggcacaGGAAGTGAGCGGGGTCCAGCTCCAGCCCCTCCGGCCAGCCCCCGAGGTGACCACGGTCCAGCTCCAGCCCACCCAGGAGGTGACCACAGTCCAGCTCCAGCCGGCTCAGGAAGTGACCACAGTCCAGCTCCAGCCTGTGGCAGGCCAGCTCTCCAATCCCAGCGGGGGAGCTGTGACTCCTGAGGCCCCCAATCTGCTGGTGGTTCAGAGTGGAACAGCTGAGGAGTTGCTGGCAGgtccaggctctggggagccagGTGATGGTGAGGCCAGTGCTGGTGTTGTCCAGGATGTGCTGTTTGAGACACTGCAGACAGACGAGGGGTTGCAGAGTGTCCTGGTGCTGAGTGGGGCAGATGGGGAACAGACCCAGCTGTGTGTGCAGGAGGTAGAGACCCTCCCTCCTGGGCTGGCCGagcctccagcccctggccctcCAGGACAGAAGCTGCTCATCATCCGCAGTGCACCTGCCACTGAACTGCTGGACAATAGCAGCGGTGGGGGAGGTGCTGCCACACTGCAGCTGCTGGCCCCCCCCCAACCTGGCCAAGCCTCTGCCCCAGTGGGCATCTCCACAGCTCCCACCTCCCAGATGGTACAAGTGGTACCCACTGGCGCTGCACCTGGAGGTATGACCCCACAGGGCCTACCCTCCATCCAGATTGTCCAGACTCTGCCCGCAGTCCAGCTGGTGCATACATTTTGA